A genome region from Deinococcus humi includes the following:
- a CDS encoding SDR family NAD(P)-dependent oxidoreductase: MAEKIWFITGASRGLGRVWAEAALQRGDRVAATARRVADLADLTERYGDAVLSLALDVTAAEQATQAVGQAHAHFGRLDVVLNNAGYTLVGMVEEASDADVHALFDTNVYGMHRVIRAALPLLRSQGSGHLIGVSSTLGIVPRPLIGLYCATKAATESLHESLAAEVKPFGLKVTLIEPGAYATEFGASRKEATALDAYADLRQQVFGRLVNENRGAPRATAQAVLQLVDAETPPLRLILGSESLPEVRTTYAGRLAVWEEWAAVSNAAQGEQKNPAALS; encoded by the coding sequence ATGGCTGAGAAAATCTGGTTCATCACCGGCGCCTCCCGCGGTCTCGGGCGCGTCTGGGCCGAAGCCGCTCTGCAACGTGGCGACCGGGTGGCCGCCACCGCCCGCAGGGTCGCCGATCTGGCCGACCTGACCGAGCGTTACGGCGACGCCGTCCTGTCCCTGGCGCTCGACGTGACCGCCGCCGAGCAGGCCACGCAGGCGGTCGGGCAAGCCCACGCCCACTTTGGCCGATTGGATGTCGTCTTGAACAACGCGGGCTACACCCTGGTCGGCATGGTTGAAGAAGCGAGCGACGCCGACGTGCACGCGCTGTTCGACACGAACGTCTACGGCATGCACCGGGTCATTCGGGCCGCGCTGCCGCTGCTGCGCAGTCAGGGCAGCGGACACCTCATCGGCGTCTCCAGCACCCTCGGCATCGTCCCCAGGCCACTCATCGGCCTGTACTGCGCGACCAAGGCCGCCACCGAATCGCTGCACGAAAGCCTGGCGGCGGAAGTGAAGCCGTTCGGCCTCAAGGTGACGCTGATCGAACCGGGCGCCTACGCCACCGAATTTGGCGCCTCGAGAAAGGAAGCGACGGCCCTGGACGCCTATGCCGATCTCCGTCAGCAGGTGTTCGGGAGACTCGTGAACGAGAACCGCGGGGCCCCCCGGGCGACCGCGCAGGCCGTCCTCCAGCTCGTGGACGCCGAGACTCCGCCCCTGCGGTTGATCCTGGGCAGCGAATCGTTGCCCGAGGTGCGGACGACCTATGCCGGGCGCCTGGCCGTCTGGGAGGAGTGGGCGGCGGTCTCGAACGCCGCCCAGGGCGAGCAGAAGAATCCTGCCGCGCTGTCCTGA
- a CDS encoding TMEM175 family protein, with protein MTTRVEAFSDAVFAIITIMVLELPHPQGQAWSSLLRVWPTFLAYVLSFVLVGLAWTNHHHLLRSVRQTSNRLL; from the coding sequence ATGACCACCCGCGTGGAAGCCTTCAGCGACGCCGTGTTCGCCATCATCACCATCATGGTGCTGGAGCTGCCCCATCCGCAGGGGCAGGCGTGGTCGAGCCTGCTGCGGGTGTGGCCCACCTTCCTCGCCTACGTGCTGAGCTTCGTACTCGTCGGCCTCGCCTGGACCAACCACCACCACCTGCTCCGCTCGGTGCGTCAGACGTCGAACCGCTTGCTCTGA
- a CDS encoding MFS transporter, giving the protein MPIQGSDLLKNSRRSGMWNGHTRAQAADTMRTTTLDSGPLIQLTLLLLSALTVMAAAAIAPALPALEAHFAGVPNAHLLVKLLVTLVGLVIALTAPIAGMLADRFGRRPVLIIALLLFTLGGASGLIFSSLGALLAGRIVLGLAVAGTMTATGALINDLFSGPARGQFLSRQAAATNFGGAVLLPLGGVLAGFGWRVPFGLYLLALLLLPLVWRLPPGVPGAGASETGKVRPRWGLIGLVYALALLYMLTFYLMPTQGPFLLAFLHVSPGTTGLILGGFTLVAALTSLLYARLAGRFDARRVAALGFLLLGAGWLIVSRSDGLGGVLPGLLVGGLGAGLVFPNLYAWLADVTPAAWRGRITAGMSSAVFLGQFLSPLVLTSPSARPAVGFVWGAALAGVVGLGLLASSVFGRRAPADRTNARERVT; this is encoded by the coding sequence ATGCCCATTCAAGGATCAGACCTGTTGAAGAACTCGCGTCGTTCTGGGATGTGGAACGGCCATACCAGGGCCCAGGCTGCCGACACCATGCGGACCACCACGCTCGACTCAGGACCCCTGATCCAGCTCACGCTGCTGCTGCTCTCGGCGCTGACGGTGATGGCGGCGGCGGCTATCGCGCCCGCCCTGCCTGCCCTGGAGGCACACTTCGCCGGGGTGCCGAACGCCCACCTCCTGGTCAAACTCCTCGTCACCCTCGTCGGGTTGGTCATCGCGCTGACGGCCCCCATCGCTGGAATGCTGGCCGACCGGTTCGGGCGCCGCCCGGTGCTGATCATCGCACTGCTGCTCTTCACCCTGGGCGGGGCCAGCGGCCTGATCTTCAGCTCGCTGGGCGCGCTGCTGGCGGGGCGAATCGTGCTGGGGCTCGCGGTCGCGGGCACCATGACGGCCACCGGCGCGCTGATCAACGACCTGTTCAGCGGCCCTGCGCGGGGCCAGTTCCTGAGTCGTCAGGCAGCGGCCACCAACTTCGGCGGCGCCGTGCTGCTGCCACTCGGCGGCGTGCTGGCCGGCTTCGGCTGGCGGGTGCCCTTCGGCCTGTACCTGCTGGCCCTGCTGCTGCTGCCGCTGGTCTGGCGCCTGCCCCCGGGCGTGCCGGGGGCAGGCGCCAGCGAGACCGGAAAGGTCAGGCCGCGCTGGGGCCTGATCGGGCTGGTGTACGCCCTGGCCCTCCTGTACATGCTCACCTTCTACCTGATGCCAACCCAGGGCCCCTTTCTGCTGGCGTTCCTGCACGTCTCGCCCGGCACCACCGGCCTGATCCTGGGGGGGTTTACCCTGGTCGCGGCCCTGACCTCGCTGCTGTATGCGCGCCTGGCGGGCCGCTTCGATGCGCGCCGGGTCGCGGCGCTGGGCTTCCTGTTGCTGGGAGCTGGTTGGCTGATCGTCTCACGGTCGGACGGTCTGGGCGGCGTGCTGCCGGGCCTGCTGGTCGGCGGCCTAGGCGCGGGGCTGGTGTTCCCCAACCTCTACGCCTGGCTGGCCGACGTGACTCCCGCCGCCTGGCGCGGGCGTATCACGGCGGGCATGAGCAGCGCGGTCTTCCTGGGCCAGTTTCTCAGCCCGCTGGTGCTGACCTCGCCTTCCGCTCGACCCGCTGTCGGCTTCGTTTGGGGCGCGGCATTGGCGGGCGTGGTCGGCCTGGGGCTGCTCGCCTCCAGCGTCTTTGGTCGCCGAGCACCAGCCGACCGGACCAACGCCCGGGAGCGCGTCACCTGA
- a CDS encoding helix-turn-helix domain-containing protein: MLNSGASGADIPYHLTNFVEGIGLFCAAIAPTHFPEHAHPEISVDVCYENTACLSTWQTAGGRQLTRLLGDGNVSIIGSGQPHGSEWLQEAEHLIFYLTPAFVERATRDLLRRGSVEIVENRSADDPLIRQLAGTLRSELRREHPPERLYVESLVNVLAVHLLRTYSAENKALQEPRHGLSRGKLERVAHYVLDHLHEDLSLATLAGMAGLSPYHFSRQFKRATGTTPHQYIVLRRGERARTLLSTPRLSLVTIANTVGFTHQSHLTHHVRRHFGVAPSALRQ; encoded by the coding sequence GTGCTGAACTCCGGAGCATCCGGTGCGGACATTCCCTACCACCTCACCAACTTCGTCGAAGGGATCGGCCTCTTTTGCGCGGCCATCGCGCCCACCCACTTTCCGGAACACGCCCACCCCGAAATCTCCGTCGATGTCTGCTACGAGAATACGGCTTGTCTCTCGACGTGGCAGACGGCAGGAGGTCGGCAGCTCACCCGCCTGCTGGGGGACGGGAACGTCTCGATCATCGGGAGCGGCCAGCCGCACGGCAGCGAGTGGCTTCAGGAGGCCGAGCACCTTATCTTCTACCTGACGCCGGCCTTCGTGGAGCGGGCTACCCGTGACCTCCTGCGCCGGGGGTCCGTGGAGATCGTCGAAAATCGCAGCGCGGACGACCCCCTGATCCGGCAGCTCGCCGGGACCCTGCGTTCGGAACTGCGGCGGGAGCACCCGCCCGAGCGCCTCTACGTCGAGTCCCTCGTGAATGTGCTCGCCGTTCACCTGCTGAGAACCTACTCCGCTGAGAACAAGGCGCTCCAGGAGCCGAGGCACGGCCTGTCCAGGGGAAAGCTCGAACGGGTCGCCCATTACGTGCTCGACCACCTGCACGAGGACCTGAGCCTCGCCACCCTGGCGGGGATGGCGGGTCTCAGCCCCTACCATTTCTCGCGCCAGTTCAAGCGCGCCACAGGGACAACTCCTCACCAGTACATCGTGCTCCGGCGCGGCGAGCGGGCCAGAACCCTCCTCTCGACGCCCAGACTCTCCCTGGTCACCATCGCGAACACGGTCGGGTTCACCCACCAGAGTCACCTCACCCACCACGTCCGGCGTCACTTCGGCGTTGCCCCCTCGGCCCTGCGGCAGTAG
- a CDS encoding NAD-dependent epimerase/dehydratase family protein — protein sequence MTSTDLHVVLGAGPAGTTLAAELVRRGHRVRLVDRRADTRPPAGAEHASADLSDADAATSATQGASVIYHCVNVPYHLQPRLMPGIGEAILKAAERHGARLVVLDTLYPYGEVGGEHLTEDTPWAATTVKGRLRADLDRRYLQAHAQGRVRVVAGRSADFYGPGVLNSTLGGAVFPAALTGGEVMTMLDTSLPHSYTYIGDVACGLATLGERPEGDGRIWHLPTVPARSTDEVLELVAHTVGRPLRIHNLRRAEAYGPFDQTFMDSYAEMLYQHRLPQNMVSEAFERQFGVHPTPLAQGIAQTVAWYRDFLSRQVQSA from the coding sequence ATGACCTCTACTGACCTGCATGTCGTCCTCGGCGCTGGCCCTGCCGGCACCACCCTGGCTGCCGAACTCGTTCGCCGGGGCCACCGGGTCCGCCTGGTGGATCGCCGCGCCGACACCCGGCCTCCCGCTGGGGCGGAACACGCCAGCGCTGACCTGAGCGACGCGGACGCCGCCACCTCAGCCACCCAGGGGGCCTCGGTGATCTACCACTGCGTGAACGTCCCCTACCACCTGCAACCCCGACTGATGCCCGGCATCGGTGAGGCCATCCTGAAGGCCGCCGAACGCCACGGGGCCCGGCTGGTGGTGCTGGACACCCTGTACCCCTACGGCGAGGTGGGCGGCGAGCACCTCACCGAGGACACGCCCTGGGCCGCCACCACCGTCAAGGGCCGGCTGCGCGCCGACCTCGACCGGCGCTACTTGCAGGCGCACGCTCAGGGCCGGGTGCGGGTGGTCGCCGGGCGCTCGGCGGACTTCTACGGGCCCGGCGTCCTGAACTCGACCCTGGGCGGGGCGGTGTTCCCGGCGGCCCTGACGGGGGGCGAGGTCATGACGATGCTCGACACCAGCCTCCCGCACAGCTACACCTACATCGGCGACGTGGCCTGCGGGCTGGCGACCCTGGGCGAGCGCCCGGAAGGAGACGGGCGCATCTGGCACCTGCCGACGGTGCCCGCCCGCTCCACAGACGAGGTGCTTGAGCTGGTCGCCCACACGGTGGGGCGTCCGCTGCGGATTCACAACCTGCGGCGGGCTGAGGCCTACGGGCCCTTCGACCAGACCTTTATGGACAGCTACGCGGAGATGCTCTACCAGCACCGCCTCCCGCAGAACATGGTCTCCGAGGCGTTCGAGCGTCAGTTCGGCGTCCACCCGACGCCGCTGGCGCAGGGGATCGCGCAGACCGTGGCGTGGTACCGGGACTTCCTGTCCAGGCAGGTCCAGTCTGCTTGA
- a CDS encoding TetR/AcrR family transcriptional regulator encodes MTAQARRARQKQATREGILQAALTIGEREGWPAVTIRRIADAVEYTSPIIYQYFAGKEAALQAVMEQGYDRLLLALQAVGAEPDPERRLRGLCRAYLRFAQDHPALYELMTGLGGVRLDGRARHEAASGVIRLTLEAIGAWARHKGVSLPDPLAASETAWGVLHGMATLGLLEDIGFERARSLAEHAVSALLRSWEAPMT; translated from the coding sequence ATGACAGCCCAGGCCAGGAGAGCGAGGCAAAAGCAGGCGACCCGTGAGGGCATCCTCCAGGCCGCCCTCACCATCGGCGAGCGGGAAGGCTGGCCGGCGGTCACCATTCGCCGCATCGCCGACGCCGTGGAGTACACCTCACCCATCATCTACCAGTATTTCGCCGGCAAGGAGGCTGCCCTACAAGCGGTCATGGAGCAGGGCTACGACCGCCTGCTCCTCGCCCTGCAAGCCGTGGGGGCCGAACCCGACCCCGAGCGGCGGCTGCGCGGGCTGTGCCGGGCGTACCTGCGTTTCGCGCAGGACCACCCCGCCCTCTACGAACTGATGACCGGCCTCGGCGGCGTCCGGCTGGACGGTCGCGCGCGGCATGAGGCCGCCTCCGGGGTGATCCGTCTGACGCTGGAGGCCATCGGCGCGTGGGCGCGGCACAAGGGCGTCTCGCTGCCCGACCCCCTGGCCGCCAGCGAAACCGCTTGGGGCGTCCTGCATGGCATGGCGACGCTCGGCCTGCTGGAGGACATCGGCTTCGAGCGCGCCCGGAGCCTCGCCGAGCATGCCGTCTCCGCGCTGCTCAGAAGCTGGGAGGCTCCTATGACCTGA
- a CDS encoding AraC family transcriptional regulator produces MTVSPVLAAQPLTLTELLTRHATRLGLQSTAVPGLHLYRAVAASEPVHTVYTPSVCLVAQGRKLVQQGEASLAYGPEDLLLVSVSLPLTARILEASPDRPHLALHVDLAPALIAALAVEFPETAPGAGSQAGLVVTALEPLVQGAVLRLVRLLDTPQHIPALAPLILRELGYLLLVGPEGGRLRAMVQAAGQTHRIATAIERLVREYDRPLRVEQMARDVHMSVSGFHHHFKAVTALSPLQFQKRLRLQEARRLLLGRELDVTGAGFRVGYDSPSQFSREYRRLFGVSPRQDVMRWQVGGPVVPGAA; encoded by the coding sequence ATGACCGTCTCCCCGGTGCTCGCTGCCCAGCCACTGACCTTGACCGAGTTACTCACCCGCCATGCGACCCGGCTGGGCCTGCAATCCACCGCCGTGCCCGGTCTGCACCTGTACCGGGCGGTGGCCGCGTCGGAGCCCGTGCACACGGTCTACACGCCCTCGGTGTGCCTGGTCGCGCAGGGCCGCAAGCTTGTGCAGCAGGGAGAGGCGTCGCTGGCGTACGGCCCGGAGGACCTGCTCCTCGTCTCGGTCAGCCTCCCGCTCACCGCCCGGATTCTCGAAGCGTCACCGGACAGGCCTCACCTCGCGCTGCACGTGGACCTCGCCCCGGCCCTGATCGCGGCCCTGGCGGTGGAGTTTCCGGAGACGGCACCGGGCGCGGGCAGCCAGGCTGGCCTGGTGGTGACCGCTCTCGAACCGCTGGTCCAAGGCGCCGTGCTGCGACTCGTTCGCCTGTTGGACACGCCGCAGCACATTCCCGCGCTGGCCCCGCTGATCCTGCGTGAACTAGGGTACCTGCTGCTGGTCGGCCCGGAGGGGGGCCGACTGCGGGCGATGGTGCAGGCGGCCGGGCAGACCCACCGGATCGCCACCGCTATCGAGCGGCTGGTGCGGGAGTACGACCGGCCCCTGCGGGTGGAGCAGATGGCCCGGGACGTGCACATGAGCGTGTCGGGCTTCCACCACCACTTCAAGGCGGTGACGGCCCTGAGTCCCCTCCAGTTTCAGAAGCGCCTGCGGCTCCAGGAGGCGCGCCGGCTGCTGCTGGGCCGGGAACTGGACGTGACCGGGGCCGGCTTTCGGGTCGGCTACGACAGCCCCTCGCAGTTCAGCCGCGAGTACCGCCGGCTCTTTGGGGTCTCGCCCCGCCAGGACGTGATGCGCTGGCAGGTGGGCGGCCCAGTTGTACCGGGGGCAGCGTGA
- a CDS encoding SDR family oxidoreductase: MPGPAALILEECSMTTPTTPGRVAIVTGGSRGIGRQSAERLAADGQAVVIAYANSDQEANDAVAAIRAAGGTATAIKVDVSDELAVETLFGRTEQTYGGVDVVVHAAGIMILKPLAEFGVDDFDRLQRVNVRGTFLVNQQAARRVRAGGAILNFSSSVVALALPTYAPYAATKGAVDALTRILAKELRGRDITVNAVAPGPIATDLFLDGKDEATIERMARMNPMERLGTPQDVAEVVSFLAGPGRWINGQVVLVNGGAI, encoded by the coding sequence GTGCCGGGTCCCGCAGCTCTCATTCTGGAGGAATGTTCCATGACCACCCCCACCACCCCTGGGCGCGTCGCCATCGTCACCGGCGGGTCACGCGGTATCGGGCGCCAGAGCGCCGAGCGCCTCGCCGCCGACGGCCAGGCCGTCGTCATCGCCTACGCCAACAGCGATCAGGAAGCGAACGACGCCGTGGCCGCCATCCGGGCTGCCGGGGGCACCGCCACCGCCATCAAAGTCGATGTCTCAGACGAGCTGGCCGTCGAAACCCTCTTCGGCCGCACCGAGCAGACCTACGGCGGCGTCGATGTCGTCGTGCACGCGGCGGGCATCATGATCCTGAAACCGCTGGCCGAGTTCGGCGTGGACGACTTCGACCGGCTTCAGCGGGTCAACGTCCGGGGCACCTTTCTGGTGAACCAGCAGGCGGCCCGCCGGGTACGTGCCGGCGGCGCGATCCTCAACTTCTCCAGCTCGGTCGTGGCGCTGGCGCTGCCCACCTACGCGCCCTACGCCGCCACCAAGGGGGCGGTGGATGCCCTGACCCGCATCCTCGCCAAGGAACTGCGGGGCCGCGACATCACGGTCAATGCCGTGGCGCCCGGCCCCATCGCCACCGACCTGTTTCTGGACGGCAAGGACGAGGCCACCATCGAGCGGATGGCGAGGATGAACCCGATGGAGCGCCTGGGCACCCCGCAGGACGTCGCCGAGGTGGTGTCGTTCCTGGCCGGGCCGGGGCGCTGGATCAACGGTCAGGTCGTGCTCGTGAACGGAGGAGCGATCTGA
- a CDS encoding SDR family oxidoreductase, translated as MPKTIVISGASSGFGALTARALADAGNLVYAGIRDTQGRNAGAVRDAQTYAREHGVDLRTVELDVSSQDSVDAAVARVLAEAGGLDVLVHNAGHMVSGAAEAFTPEQLAQVYDTNVLGTQRLNRAALPHLRRQGHGLVLWVGSTSSRGGTPPYLAPYFAAKAAMDALAVSYAAELARFGIETSIVVPGSFTTGTNHFASAGTADDKQRAAEYEEKYPGLLESVAGKLAELAPPDASASLVSDEIARIVALPAGERPFRSHVDPANDGSEEVSAVADRIREEFLTRVDLADLLHPVIQNRE; from the coding sequence ATGCCCAAGACCATCGTCATCAGCGGGGCGAGCAGCGGGTTCGGGGCGCTGACGGCACGTGCCCTCGCCGACGCCGGGAATCTCGTCTACGCGGGCATCCGCGACACGCAGGGACGCAACGCGGGCGCCGTCCGCGACGCCCAGACCTACGCCCGCGAACACGGAGTGGACCTGCGCACCGTCGAGCTGGACGTGTCCTCGCAGGACTCGGTGGACGCCGCTGTCGCCCGGGTGCTCGCCGAGGCGGGCGGGCTCGACGTGCTCGTTCACAACGCCGGGCACATGGTGAGCGGCGCTGCCGAGGCCTTTACGCCGGAGCAGCTCGCGCAGGTGTACGACACCAACGTGCTGGGCACCCAGCGGCTGAACCGCGCGGCGCTGCCCCACCTGCGCCGCCAGGGGCACGGCCTGGTGCTGTGGGTGGGCAGCACCAGCAGCCGGGGCGGCACGCCCCCCTACCTCGCTCCCTACTTCGCGGCCAAGGCGGCGATGGACGCGCTGGCGGTGAGCTACGCGGCGGAACTGGCCCGCTTCGGCATCGAGACGAGCATCGTGGTGCCGGGCTCGTTCACCACGGGCACCAACCATTTCGCCAGCGCGGGGACGGCAGACGACAAGCAGAGGGCGGCGGAGTACGAGGAGAAGTACCCGGGCCTGCTGGAATCGGTCGCCGGGAAGCTCGCCGAGCTGGCGCCACCGGACGCGAGCGCCTCGCTGGTGTCGGATGAGATCGCCCGGATCGTGGCCCTGCCCGCCGGAGAGCGTCCCTTCCGCAGCCATGTGGACCCAGCGAACGACGGTTCGGAGGAGGTGAGTGCGGTGGCCGACCGGATTCGGGAGGAGTTCCTGACCCGCGTTGATCTGGCCGACCTGCTCCACCCCGTAATCCAGAACCGCGAGTGA
- a CDS encoding integrase core domain-containing protein produces MTSSCRSAEAAAGRRRAAGCAGPGAVRQGGNGREARHPGNSRAAGGLGSAHARQRFQADLDRFSGAAQLLDDWRAFYNARRPHSSLSYRTPDEFAEQARGRPAARLCGDNTANVAVSPSPGRAGKADVVPLT; encoded by the coding sequence GTGACCTCGTCGTGCAGGTCAGCTGAAGCGGCTGCGGGCCGGCGTCGCGCGGCCGGATGCGCTGGACCAGGTGCTGTGCGGCAAGGGGGAAACGGCCGGGAGGCACGCCACCCTGGGAACAGCAGGGCGGCGGGCGGACTGGGTTCGGCTCACGCCCGTCAGAGATTCCAAGCTGACCTGGATCGGTTTTCGGGGGCGGCTCAGCTCCTGGACGATTGGCGGGCGTTCTACAACGCCCGCAGACCCCACTCGTCACTCAGCTACCGAACCCCAGACGAGTTTGCTGAGCAGGCCAGGGGGCGGCCTGCCGCCCGCCTTTGCGGAGACAACACCGCAAATGTGGCCGTCAGCCCGTCCCCTGGGCGAGCAGGGAAAGCCGATGTTGTACCCTTGACCTGA
- a CDS encoding response regulator: MISTLGYGRQVGTMRLPERSRSRPSAAARPAGPGDSLPRSTVPERQVRGDGVTRVLLVEDHPMDALLLREELVLLGVDWRIEEVPTFTDAMTSWPGGAFEVLVLDLSLPDGQGLELLGRALELASGVPVVVLSGHVHSALAAQTLALGARGYVVKDLDAAAQLRDLVVQVS; this comes from the coding sequence ATGATCTCTACCCTGGGGTATGGACGACAGGTGGGCACCATGCGGCTTCCAGAGCGTTCCCGCAGCAGACCTTCAGCGGCGGCGCGTCCGGCTGGACCGGGTGATTCACTGCCGCGAAGCACCGTGCCTGAACGCCAGGTCCGGGGGGACGGCGTGACGCGGGTGCTGCTGGTGGAGGACCACCCTATGGACGCGCTGCTGTTGCGCGAAGAGCTGGTGTTGCTGGGGGTGGACTGGCGGATTGAAGAGGTGCCGACGTTCACAGACGCCATGACAAGCTGGCCTGGTGGAGCGTTTGAGGTGCTGGTGCTGGACCTGAGTCTGCCGGATGGGCAGGGCCTGGAGCTGCTGGGCCGTGCGCTGGAACTGGCCTCAGGGGTGCCGGTGGTGGTGTTGAGCGGCCACGTGCACTCGGCGCTGGCGGCGCAGACGCTGGCACTGGGCGCCAGGGGCTACGTGGTCAAGGATCTGGACGCGGCCGCGCAGCTGCGTGACCTCGTCGTGCAGGTCAGCTGA
- a CDS encoding winged helix-turn-helix transcriptional regulator, producing the protein MIEGKWTTLILRDLLSGTRRFGELRSSLSGISPKTLTDRLRDLEAQGVLTRQVFPEIPPRVEYTLTDKGRALGSVVRALAEWGAKWT; encoded by the coding sequence GTGATCGAGGGCAAGTGGACCACCCTGATCCTGCGCGATTTGCTCTCAGGCACGCGGCGTTTTGGTGAGTTGCGGTCCAGCCTGAGCGGCATCAGCCCCAAGACCCTGACGGACCGCCTGCGCGATCTGGAGGCCCAGGGTGTGTTGACCCGTCAGGTGTTCCCGGAAATTCCGCCGCGCGTGGAATACACGCTGACGGACAAAGGCCGCGCGTTGGGCAGTGTGGTGCGGGCGCTGGCCGAATGGGGGGCAAAGTGGACGTGA
- a CDS encoding SDR family oxidoreductase yields the protein MSELILTYGAGGVQGAPVAHGLLDAGYRVRALVTNPGKHRALAERGAEVVAGDLADLDSLRRATQGVDRVFLMLPFSGGGNPLDSASNAIQAAKEHGVKLLVLNTSGQTPAEPTGMPMMDYRIHLEQLLRDRGVPSIILRPTAYMENFLGPWVLPRLRAQAVLAYPVEAERPTSWLAAQDLGRFAVAALGRPELAGQAFDLGGPQALRGADIAAAFSRALGRQIRYEAITPEQFGAIMGRVMGPEAEAGIVAAYRAGQATPMDAMVVKMDRVLAQLPVEQTTLEQWVRQHADLFARTGQT from the coding sequence ATGAGCGAATTGATCCTGACGTACGGCGCGGGTGGGGTGCAGGGGGCGCCCGTGGCCCATGGCCTGCTGGACGCCGGATACCGCGTGCGGGCACTGGTGACCAACCCAGGGAAGCACCGCGCGCTGGCCGAGAGGGGCGCGGAAGTGGTGGCGGGCGATCTGGCGGACCTGGACAGCCTGCGCCGCGCGACGCAGGGCGTGGACCGGGTGTTCCTGATGCTGCCGTTCTCGGGCGGCGGCAACCCGCTGGACTCCGCCAGCAACGCCATCCAGGCTGCGAAAGAACATGGAGTCAAGCTGCTGGTCCTCAACACCAGCGGGCAGACGCCCGCCGAGCCGACGGGAATGCCGATGATGGATTACCGCATTCATCTCGAGCAGCTGTTGCGCGACCGCGGCGTGCCGAGCATCATCCTGCGGCCCACGGCATACATGGAAAACTTCCTGGGCCCGTGGGTGCTGCCGCGCCTGAGGGCCCAGGCTGTGCTGGCCTATCCGGTGGAGGCTGAGCGCCCCACATCCTGGTTGGCCGCGCAGGACCTGGGACGCTTTGCCGTGGCCGCGCTGGGACGGCCTGAGTTGGCCGGGCAGGCCTTTGACCTGGGCGGCCCACAGGCGCTCCGCGGCGCGGACATCGCCGCCGCCTTTTCCCGCGCGCTGGGCCGCCAGATTCGGTACGAAGCCATCACCCCCGAGCAGTTCGGGGCGATCATGGGCCGCGTGATGGGACCGGAAGCCGAGGCCGGCATCGTCGCCGCCTACCGGGCCGGACAGGCCACCCCCATGGACGCGATGGTGGTGAAGATGGACCGTGTCCTGGCGCAGTTGCCCGTGGAACAGACCACCCTGGAGCAGTGGGTGCGTCAGCACGCAGACCTGTTCGCGCGGACCGGGCAGACATGA